Part of the Imperialibacter roseus genome, ACAAAGAGATTTCGGTGTTGGGCCAGCAGTATGGCGAAAATGTGTTAAAGGAAACCAATGCCTTTAGCATGGAAGTAGCAGACGAAAAGGAGCTGGATGGACTTCCTGATTTTGTGAAAGAAGCGGCGGCTGAAACCGCCAAGGAAAAGGGAAAAGAAGGTGTATGGATATTCACACTCCAGTATCCCAGTTATATTCCTTTCATGACTTATTCGGCTAACCGAGAGCTCCGCAAAAAAATGTTCATGGCCTATGGCTCTAGGAGTTTCAAAGGCAATGAGTTTGACAATCAGGAGGTCGTAAAGAAACTAGTTCAACTGCGCTTCGAAAGGGCTCAGCTGCTCGGCTACCCTACCCACGCCCATTTTGTGCTTGAAGAGCGCATGGCCGAAACACCCGAGAAAGTCAATGAGTTTCTCACCGACATACTGGCGATTTCTCAACCCGCCACGCTGAAGGATGTGGAAGAGCTTACTGCGTACGCCAAAAAACTGGACGGTCTCGATAAAATTGAAAGATGGGACTTTGCTTACTATAGCGAAAAGCTGAAAAAGGAGAAATATGAGGTTGATGATGAGTTACTCAAGCCTTATTTTCAGTTGGAGAAAGTGATTGACGGAGTGTTCAAAGTAGCCGAAAAGCTTTTTGGGATTCACTTTGTTGAAAACAAGGAGATCGACAGATACCACCCTGAAGTGCTGGTGTATGAAGTGAGAAATGACAAAAACGAGCTGGTAGCGATTTTCTATGCTGACTTCTTCCCCAGGGAAGGTAAAAGAGGTGGTGCCTGGATGACCGTTTTTCGACAGCAAAAGAAAGTGAATGGTGAAGACAAGCGGCCACATATCAGCATCGTTTGTAGCTTTACTAAGCCAACCAAGTCCACACCATCATTGTTGACGTCTAATGAGGTGCAGACGCTGTTCCACGAGTTTGGTCACGCCCTCCATGGTATGCTGGCCAAAGGAAACTACGGCAGCCTGAGCGGCACCAATGTTTATTGGGATTTTGTGGAGCTTCCCTCACAAATTTTGGAAAACTGGACACTTGAGAAGGATTGTCTTGACCTGTTTGCCCGGCATTACAAAACCGGCCAAGCCATACCTGCCGATCTTGTACAAAGACTGAAAGAGAGTGCCAATTTTCAGGCAGGCTATGCTACTACCCGTCAGGTAGCTTTCGGCATGCTCGACATGGCCTACCACGGCGTAGACCCATCTGGCATAAAGGATATTGGGGAGTTTGAAAAAGCGCTATTCGAAAAAATGGAGGTGCTTCCTCAGGTGAAAGAAACCAACATGAGCTGCCAGTTTTCTCACATATTCAATGGAGGCTACTCGTCGGGGTACTATAGCTACAAATGGGCCGAAGTGCTGGACGCTGATGCTTTTGAGTTTTTCAAAGAGAAGGGGATTTTCAACAGCGAAGTGGCTGGAAAATTCAAAGACAACATTCTTTCCAAAGGGGGCAGTGAACACCCAATGATACTCTACAAGAAATTCAGAGGGCGTGAACCTGATCCAAAGGCCCTGTTGAGACGGGCCGGGCTTCTGAAAAAATAACGCTGAAAGGCAACAAAAAAGGCGACTGGTGTAAGCCAATCGCCTTTTTATTT contains:
- a CDS encoding M3 family metallopeptidase, translating into MSNPLLENFNTPFDTIPFRKIKNEHFLPAFIEGIRLAKEEIALLTESTEPATFENTVVALEASGNKVDLISNIFFNLNSAETSDDMQALAKDISPLLSEFSNDVMLNEALFKKVKLVYETADKTKLDEESLTLLEKTYKGFVRNGANLQEDKKERLRSIDKEISVLGQQYGENVLKETNAFSMEVADEKELDGLPDFVKEAAAETAKEKGKEGVWIFTLQYPSYIPFMTYSANRELRKKMFMAYGSRSFKGNEFDNQEVVKKLVQLRFERAQLLGYPTHAHFVLEERMAETPEKVNEFLTDILAISQPATLKDVEELTAYAKKLDGLDKIERWDFAYYSEKLKKEKYEVDDELLKPYFQLEKVIDGVFKVAEKLFGIHFVENKEIDRYHPEVLVYEVRNDKNELVAIFYADFFPREGKRGGAWMTVFRQQKKVNGEDKRPHISIVCSFTKPTKSTPSLLTSNEVQTLFHEFGHALHGMLAKGNYGSLSGTNVYWDFVELPSQILENWTLEKDCLDLFARHYKTGQAIPADLVQRLKESANFQAGYATTRQVAFGMLDMAYHGVDPSGIKDIGEFEKALFEKMEVLPQVKETNMSCQFSHIFNGGYSSGYYSYKWAEVLDADAFEFFKEKGIFNSEVAGKFKDNILSKGGSEHPMILYKKFRGREPDPKALLRRAGLLKK